One Phaseolus vulgaris cultivar G19833 chromosome 4, P. vulgaris v2.0, whole genome shotgun sequence DNA window includes the following coding sequences:
- the LOC137837410 gene encoding uncharacterized protein isoform X3, with the protein MESSSISSVPSSHLHLKIHRNVKANPSWTRNLHGNTRTTKFVFKMSNRSYHNYLCHLHWQQQKPVIRRKHYARKAHKFSNELSKETSKVAEKKEGTVAGAVALIIGTSIGTGILALPEKAFPAGIIPSSVSVIVCWIFLLTEAFLLVEINVALMNKKGRKEEENELDVISIRTMAQETLGDWGGTIATIAYVFLGYSSMVAYSSKSGEILFQLINLPAPVSGCLFTALFTMPVSIWGTQTTDRVNQYLTTSLIGLLLAIEVLAVVFGGWSGVGGLSDWTKIPPTIPIIIFSLVFHDITPFICTYLEGDLRRIKASVFIGALVPLVAVLVWDAVAFGLAAEANQVVDPVALLYRLRNNGVSIMVAAFSLLAVGTSLIGTLLAFSEFFKEQLKNGTWNSPPTEKGNWWSRNKTNVTAVTMVVAPSLFVSSTFPDAFSAATDIAVS; encoded by the exons ATGGAATCTAGCAGCATCTCTTCAGTTCCCTCTTCACATTTGCATCTCAAAATCCACAGAAATGTAAAAGCAAATCCATCATGGACAAGAAATCTACATGGGaacacaagaacaacaaaatttgtcTTTAAAATGAGCAA CAGAAGCTATCACAACTATTTGTGCCACCTCCATTGGCAACAACAAAAGCCAGTGATTAGAAGAAAGCATTATGCTAGAAAGGCACACAAATTTTCCAATGAATTGAGCAAAGAAACTAGCAAAGTAGCTGAGAAGAAGGAGGGTACCGTTGCTGGTGCAGTTGCTCTTATCATTGGTACTAGTATTGGTACTGGAATTCTTGCACTTCCAGAGAAAGCCTTCCCTGCT GGAATTATTCCAAGTTCTGTATCAGTAATAGTGTGTTGGATATTTCTCCTCACTGAAGCATTTTTGCTGGTTGAAATAAATGTGGCTTTGATGAACAAGAAAGGGAGGAAAGAGGAAGAAAATGAGTTGGATGTCATTTCTATCAGAACCATGGCCCAAGAGACACTTGGTGACTGGGGTGGAACAATAGCTACTATTGCCTATGTTTTCTTGGGATATAGTTCCATGGTTGCATATAGTTCCAAGTCTGGGGAGATTCTTTTCCAACTCATCAATCTCCCAGCACCAGTTTCCGGCTGTCTATTCACTGCTCTCTTCACAATGCCTGTCTCCATTTGGGGAACCCAAACCACTGATCGAGTGAACCAGTATCTCACTACTTCCTTGATTG GTTTATTATTGGCTATTGAGGTGCTAGCTGTTGTGTTTGGGGGATGGTCAGGAGTTGGAGGCCTTAGTGACTGGACAAAGATTCCACCAACAATacctattattattttttctcttgtgTTTCATGATATAACCCCGT TTATTTGCACTTATTTGGAAGGTGATCTTCGTCGTATAAAAGCTTCAGTTTTTATTGGTGCTCTTGTGCCACTGGTGGCAGTGCTTGTCTGGGATgcagttgcttttggtcttgcAGCTGAAGCAAACCAAGTAGTTGATCCGGTTGCCTTGTTATACAG GTTGAGAAACAATGGTGTTTCAATTATGGTTGCTGCCTTCTCACTTTTGGCAGTAGGTACATCACTTATTGGCACCCTCCTAGCCTTCTCAGAGTTCTTCAAGGAGCAACTTAAAAATGGAACCTGGAATTCCCCTCCCACAGAAAAG GGAAATTGGTGGAGCAGGAATAAAACAAATGTCACAGCTGTAACAATGGTAGTTGCTCCCTCTCTCTTTGTCTCATCAACATTTCCAGATGCATTCTCTGCTGCCACAGATATTGCTGTAAGCTGA
- the LOC137837410 gene encoding uncharacterized protein isoform X1 has protein sequence MESSSISSVPSSHLHLKIHRNVKANPSWTRNLHGNTRTTKFVFKMSNRSYHNYLCHLHWQQQKPVIRRKHYARKAHKFSNELSKETSKVAEKKEGTVAGAVALIIGTSIGTGILALPEKAFPAGIIPSSVSVIVCWIFLLTEAFLLVEINVALMNKKGRKEEENELDVISIRTMAQETLGDWGGTIATIAYVFLGYSSMVAYSSKSGEILFQLINLPAPVSGCLFTALFTMPVSIWGTQTTDRVNQYLTTSLIGLLLAIEVLAVVFGGWSGVGGLSDWTKIPPTIPIIIFSLVFHDITPFICTYLEGDLRRIKASVFIGALVPLVAVLVWDAVAFGLAAEANQVVDPVALLYRLRNNGVSIMVAAFSLLAVGTSLIGTLLAFSEFFKEQLKNGTWNSPPTEKGNWWSRNKTNVTAVTMVVAPSLFVSSTFPDAFSAATDIAGGYCMTVLYGVLPPAMAWAMHKKEPELYGQKEFLNANVALVVAELFACGIVVEQILQDILALPS, from the exons ATGGAATCTAGCAGCATCTCTTCAGTTCCCTCTTCACATTTGCATCTCAAAATCCACAGAAATGTAAAAGCAAATCCATCATGGACAAGAAATCTACATGGGaacacaagaacaacaaaatttgtcTTTAAAATGAGCAA CAGAAGCTATCACAACTATTTGTGCCACCTCCATTGGCAACAACAAAAGCCAGTGATTAGAAGAAAGCATTATGCTAGAAAGGCACACAAATTTTCCAATGAATTGAGCAAAGAAACTAGCAAAGTAGCTGAGAAGAAGGAGGGTACCGTTGCTGGTGCAGTTGCTCTTATCATTGGTACTAGTATTGGTACTGGAATTCTTGCACTTCCAGAGAAAGCCTTCCCTGCT GGAATTATTCCAAGTTCTGTATCAGTAATAGTGTGTTGGATATTTCTCCTCACTGAAGCATTTTTGCTGGTTGAAATAAATGTGGCTTTGATGAACAAGAAAGGGAGGAAAGAGGAAGAAAATGAGTTGGATGTCATTTCTATCAGAACCATGGCCCAAGAGACACTTGGTGACTGGGGTGGAACAATAGCTACTATTGCCTATGTTTTCTTGGGATATAGTTCCATGGTTGCATATAGTTCCAAGTCTGGGGAGATTCTTTTCCAACTCATCAATCTCCCAGCACCAGTTTCCGGCTGTCTATTCACTGCTCTCTTCACAATGCCTGTCTCCATTTGGGGAACCCAAACCACTGATCGAGTGAACCAGTATCTCACTACTTCCTTGATTG GTTTATTATTGGCTATTGAGGTGCTAGCTGTTGTGTTTGGGGGATGGTCAGGAGTTGGAGGCCTTAGTGACTGGACAAAGATTCCACCAACAATacctattattattttttctcttgtgTTTCATGATATAACCCCGT TTATTTGCACTTATTTGGAAGGTGATCTTCGTCGTATAAAAGCTTCAGTTTTTATTGGTGCTCTTGTGCCACTGGTGGCAGTGCTTGTCTGGGATgcagttgcttttggtcttgcAGCTGAAGCAAACCAAGTAGTTGATCCGGTTGCCTTGTTATACAG GTTGAGAAACAATGGTGTTTCAATTATGGTTGCTGCCTTCTCACTTTTGGCAGTAGGTACATCACTTATTGGCACCCTCCTAGCCTTCTCAGAGTTCTTCAAGGAGCAACTTAAAAATGGAACCTGGAATTCCCCTCCCACAGAAAAG GGAAATTGGTGGAGCAGGAATAAAACAAATGTCACAGCTGTAACAATGGTAGTTGCTCCCTCTCTCTTTGTCTCATCAACATTTCCAGATGCATTCTCTGCTGCCACAGATATTGCT GGAGGATATTGCATGACAGTCCTCTATGGAGTTCTCCCACCAGCCATGGCATGGGCAATGCATAAGAAGGAACCTGAGCTTTATGGTCAAAAGGAATTTTTAAATGCAAATGTAGCACTTGTTGTGGCTGAACTATTTGCATGTGGCATTGTGGTGGAGCAAATCCTGCAAGATATACTAGCACTGCCCTCATAA
- the LOC137837410 gene encoding uncharacterized protein isoform X2 yields the protein MESSSISSVPSSHLHLKIHRNVKANPSWTRNLHGNTRTTKFVFKMSKSYHNYLCHLHWQQQKPVIRRKHYARKAHKFSNELSKETSKVAEKKEGTVAGAVALIIGTSIGTGILALPEKAFPAGIIPSSVSVIVCWIFLLTEAFLLVEINVALMNKKGRKEEENELDVISIRTMAQETLGDWGGTIATIAYVFLGYSSMVAYSSKSGEILFQLINLPAPVSGCLFTALFTMPVSIWGTQTTDRVNQYLTTSLIGLLLAIEVLAVVFGGWSGVGGLSDWTKIPPTIPIIIFSLVFHDITPFICTYLEGDLRRIKASVFIGALVPLVAVLVWDAVAFGLAAEANQVVDPVALLYRLRNNGVSIMVAAFSLLAVGTSLIGTLLAFSEFFKEQLKNGTWNSPPTEKGNWWSRNKTNVTAVTMVVAPSLFVSSTFPDAFSAATDIAGGYCMTVLYGVLPPAMAWAMHKKEPELYGQKEFLNANVALVVAELFACGIVVEQILQDILALPS from the exons ATGGAATCTAGCAGCATCTCTTCAGTTCCCTCTTCACATTTGCATCTCAAAATCCACAGAAATGTAAAAGCAAATCCATCATGGACAAGAAATCTACATGGGaacacaagaacaacaaaatttgtcTTTAAAATGAGCAA AAGCTATCACAACTATTTGTGCCACCTCCATTGGCAACAACAAAAGCCAGTGATTAGAAGAAAGCATTATGCTAGAAAGGCACACAAATTTTCCAATGAATTGAGCAAAGAAACTAGCAAAGTAGCTGAGAAGAAGGAGGGTACCGTTGCTGGTGCAGTTGCTCTTATCATTGGTACTAGTATTGGTACTGGAATTCTTGCACTTCCAGAGAAAGCCTTCCCTGCT GGAATTATTCCAAGTTCTGTATCAGTAATAGTGTGTTGGATATTTCTCCTCACTGAAGCATTTTTGCTGGTTGAAATAAATGTGGCTTTGATGAACAAGAAAGGGAGGAAAGAGGAAGAAAATGAGTTGGATGTCATTTCTATCAGAACCATGGCCCAAGAGACACTTGGTGACTGGGGTGGAACAATAGCTACTATTGCCTATGTTTTCTTGGGATATAGTTCCATGGTTGCATATAGTTCCAAGTCTGGGGAGATTCTTTTCCAACTCATCAATCTCCCAGCACCAGTTTCCGGCTGTCTATTCACTGCTCTCTTCACAATGCCTGTCTCCATTTGGGGAACCCAAACCACTGATCGAGTGAACCAGTATCTCACTACTTCCTTGATTG GTTTATTATTGGCTATTGAGGTGCTAGCTGTTGTGTTTGGGGGATGGTCAGGAGTTGGAGGCCTTAGTGACTGGACAAAGATTCCACCAACAATacctattattattttttctcttgtgTTTCATGATATAACCCCGT TTATTTGCACTTATTTGGAAGGTGATCTTCGTCGTATAAAAGCTTCAGTTTTTATTGGTGCTCTTGTGCCACTGGTGGCAGTGCTTGTCTGGGATgcagttgcttttggtcttgcAGCTGAAGCAAACCAAGTAGTTGATCCGGTTGCCTTGTTATACAG GTTGAGAAACAATGGTGTTTCAATTATGGTTGCTGCCTTCTCACTTTTGGCAGTAGGTACATCACTTATTGGCACCCTCCTAGCCTTCTCAGAGTTCTTCAAGGAGCAACTTAAAAATGGAACCTGGAATTCCCCTCCCACAGAAAAG GGAAATTGGTGGAGCAGGAATAAAACAAATGTCACAGCTGTAACAATGGTAGTTGCTCCCTCTCTCTTTGTCTCATCAACATTTCCAGATGCATTCTCTGCTGCCACAGATATTGCT GGAGGATATTGCATGACAGTCCTCTATGGAGTTCTCCCACCAGCCATGGCATGGGCAATGCATAAGAAGGAACCTGAGCTTTATGGTCAAAAGGAATTTTTAAATGCAAATGTAGCACTTGTTGTGGCTGAACTATTTGCATGTGGCATTGTGGTGGAGCAAATCCTGCAAGATATACTAGCACTGCCCTCATAA
- the LOC137837410 gene encoding uncharacterized protein isoform X4 — translation MESSSISSVPSSHLHLKIHRNVKANPSWTRNLHGNTRTTKFVFKMSKSYHNYLCHLHWQQQKPVIRRKHYARKAHKFSNELSKETSKVAEKKEGTVAGAVALIIGTSIGTGILALPEKAFPAGIIPSSVSVIVCWIFLLTEAFLLVEINVALMNKKGRKEEENELDVISIRTMAQETLGDWGGTIATIAYVFLGYSSMVAYSSKSGEILFQLINLPAPVSGCLFTALFTMPVSIWGTQTTDRVNQYLTTSLIGLLLAIEVLAVVFGGWSGVGGLSDWTKIPPTIPIIIFSLVFHDITPFICTYLEGDLRRIKASVFIGALVPLVAVLVWDAVAFGLAAEANQVVDPVALLYRLRNNGVSIMVAAFSLLAVGTSLIGTLLAFSEFFKEQLKNGTWNSPPTEKGNWWSRNKTNVTAVTMVVAPSLFVSSTFPDAFSAATDIAVS, via the exons ATGGAATCTAGCAGCATCTCTTCAGTTCCCTCTTCACATTTGCATCTCAAAATCCACAGAAATGTAAAAGCAAATCCATCATGGACAAGAAATCTACATGGGaacacaagaacaacaaaatttgtcTTTAAAATGAGCAA AAGCTATCACAACTATTTGTGCCACCTCCATTGGCAACAACAAAAGCCAGTGATTAGAAGAAAGCATTATGCTAGAAAGGCACACAAATTTTCCAATGAATTGAGCAAAGAAACTAGCAAAGTAGCTGAGAAGAAGGAGGGTACCGTTGCTGGTGCAGTTGCTCTTATCATTGGTACTAGTATTGGTACTGGAATTCTTGCACTTCCAGAGAAAGCCTTCCCTGCT GGAATTATTCCAAGTTCTGTATCAGTAATAGTGTGTTGGATATTTCTCCTCACTGAAGCATTTTTGCTGGTTGAAATAAATGTGGCTTTGATGAACAAGAAAGGGAGGAAAGAGGAAGAAAATGAGTTGGATGTCATTTCTATCAGAACCATGGCCCAAGAGACACTTGGTGACTGGGGTGGAACAATAGCTACTATTGCCTATGTTTTCTTGGGATATAGTTCCATGGTTGCATATAGTTCCAAGTCTGGGGAGATTCTTTTCCAACTCATCAATCTCCCAGCACCAGTTTCCGGCTGTCTATTCACTGCTCTCTTCACAATGCCTGTCTCCATTTGGGGAACCCAAACCACTGATCGAGTGAACCAGTATCTCACTACTTCCTTGATTG GTTTATTATTGGCTATTGAGGTGCTAGCTGTTGTGTTTGGGGGATGGTCAGGAGTTGGAGGCCTTAGTGACTGGACAAAGATTCCACCAACAATacctattattattttttctcttgtgTTTCATGATATAACCCCGT TTATTTGCACTTATTTGGAAGGTGATCTTCGTCGTATAAAAGCTTCAGTTTTTATTGGTGCTCTTGTGCCACTGGTGGCAGTGCTTGTCTGGGATgcagttgcttttggtcttgcAGCTGAAGCAAACCAAGTAGTTGATCCGGTTGCCTTGTTATACAG GTTGAGAAACAATGGTGTTTCAATTATGGTTGCTGCCTTCTCACTTTTGGCAGTAGGTACATCACTTATTGGCACCCTCCTAGCCTTCTCAGAGTTCTTCAAGGAGCAACTTAAAAATGGAACCTGGAATTCCCCTCCCACAGAAAAG GGAAATTGGTGGAGCAGGAATAAAACAAATGTCACAGCTGTAACAATGGTAGTTGCTCCCTCTCTCTTTGTCTCATCAACATTTCCAGATGCATTCTCTGCTGCCACAGATATTGCTGTAAGCTGA
- the LOC137837409 gene encoding uncharacterized protein codes for MEGVFGCMDGRYDDVSLADSTMMWIVHYAMNKAQEKMKGKTGVLERLNEISKFYELAVMQLEGCLSIVHAETESSFLESNHEEVLDDLRDIKDRLQWRLKESELAIVEKDKELTQRLENELQLRHALELKERQLVALGVSHEVETSSSNAENEQTTRNEHKDGGGDDGFSELRTGEDQQKLEPQHDMFSKVQDNGVGRKKVEEMGSDIDILKQTMDLAFGKMQSALFLCEMRPKEREWKLAIEKDVMSISIGSSIRNFQENIEGQVKKDENHVVKVWKEQWPRLMNEFTSLQHEFSSFYDTYPEDSDCSSLSSPAKPSSPTRPSSPEGSHEMPNKSSQKVEETEKFAEDEENEDGSKYVAKLIKSHESIIRRKSEELNLSKHGILQERKASYSRRRKELNRVKERIHVVTEKLDNFIYRNVKLSENLFKQRCIHDTEPFTLRKLSEVDEIHTSEVAESQRSAEEKVKEICDAENKIQEELSLIAEEFNTDQILKSKNVSGSIDDRAEEFNKKIFNFELEKQIQEHVCKYYLREVINEWTENIEKQTIERKIRDDINLIFMSEAANQEFSLIKGHVREAKESCLQCSNEVDKKINSTISEDICMFIFRKTMDEFNKKMVVCQVDSAITEQIHQIVFGETLKNFVNIASFASKEHREDRKNFLDQLRFMSVESFLKEDVCMVVFKLMLEEWGWELDDYYMENYIREKVNQVVMVETLNDAFFLTMEVNSLVHQENTIEDSCSTSSIMLNQVWTAQGEENLTIILLESLLSCFEAEENLMLSAKCEIKEQCRQLDLGSERGDLHEHEIFEDLITGEEETFSSLTTKVEHVLQQLGISKALLRQLGTSLGHSLRDSYSFQNQMSNNEEGQLKLSSSAFMPLLNLLLTFAEFGAMICQKFEMMTVRLEKMKDCLDPLIELVGCFRSKELLYQKAFIKRCQNLQKAEAEVDLLGDQVDALITLLEKIFATLHQHAPALQQFFEVYDILELIKRELISGSVESVTGVVS; via the exons ATGGAAGGGGTTTTTGGATGTATGGATGGAAGATATGATGATGTATCTTTGGCAGATTCTACCATGATGTGGATTGTGCACTATGCCATGAACAAAGCTCAGGAGAAGATGAAGGGGAAAACAGGAGTGCTAGAGCGGTTGAATGAGATATCAAAGTTCTATGAGTTAGCAGTGATGCAACTTGAAGGTTGTCTAAGCATTGTTCATGCAGAGACTGAAAGCAGCTTTCTTGAGAGCAACCACGAAGAGGTACTTGATGACTTGAGAGACATAAAAGATCGCCTTCAATGGCGTTTAAAGGAATCTGAATTAGCCATAGTAGAGAAGGACAAAGAATTGACACAGAGATTAGAAAATGAGTTGCAACTTAGGCATGCTTTAGAGCTGAAAGAAAGACAATTGGTTGCTTTGGGAGTGAGCCATGAGGTTGAAACAAGTAGTTCAAATGCTGAGAAtgaacaaacaacaagaaatgAACATAAAGATGGTGGTGGTGATGATGGTTTTAGTGAGTTAAGGACTGGTGAGGATCAACAAAAGCTTGAGCCACAACATGACATGTTTAGTAAGGTACAAGATAATGGTGTTGGTAGGAAAAAGGTTGAGGAGATGGGTTCTGACATAGACATACTAAAGCAGACTATGGATCTTGCTTTTGGGAAGATGCAATCTGCCCTTTTCTTGTGTGAAATGAGGCCAAAAGAGAGGGAATGGAAGTTGGCAATTGAAAAAGATGTGATGTCTATATCAATTGGAAGCTCCATAAGGAATTTCCAAGAGAACATTGAAGGACAAGTGAAGAAGGATGAGAATCATGTTGTCAAAGTTTGGAAGGAGCAGTGGCCACGGTTGATGAATGAGTTTACAAGTTTGCAGCATGAGTTTTCCTCTTTCTATGACACATATCCAGAGGATTCTGATTGTTCATCACTTTCTTCCCCAGCAAAGCCTTCTTCCCCAACAAGGCCTTCTTCTCCTGAAGGAAGTCATGAAATGCCTAACAAGTCCTCTCAAAAGGTGGAAGAGACAGAAAAGTTTgcagaagatgaagaaaatgaagatGGGAGCAAGTATGTTGCGAAGTTGATAAAGAGTCACGAGTCCATTATTCGCCGAAAGAGTGAAGAACTGAATTTGAGTAAGCATGGAATATTACAAGAAAGAAAGGCCTCATATTCCAGGAGAAGAAAGGAACTAAATCGTGTTAAAGAAAGAATCCATGTTGTTACTGAAAAATTGGACAATTTTATTTATCGGAATGTTAAACTTAGTGAAAATCTTTTCAAGCAAAGATGTATTCATGACACGGAACCGTTTACATTGAGGAAGTTATCAGAAGTAGATGAGATTCATACTAGTGAGGTTGCTGAAAGTCAGAGAAGTGCTGAAGAAAAGGTAAAAGAAATCTGTGATGCTGAGAATAAAATACAGGAGGAATTGTCACTAATAGCCGAGGAATTTAACACAGATCAAATTTTGAAATCAAAAAATGTGTCTGGTTCTATAGATGATCGAGCAGaagaattcaataaaaaaatcttcaacTTTGAGTTGGAGAAGCAGATACAGGAGCATGTATGTAAGTATTACTTAAGGGAAGTAATCAATGAGTGGACTGAAAACATAGAAAAGCAAACAATTGAAAGGAAGATCAGAGATGAcataaatttgattttcatGTCTGAGGCAGCAAATCAAGAGTTTTCCTTAATCAAAGGACATGTGAGAGAAGCTAAGGAAAGTTGTTTACAGTGTAGTAACGAAgtagacaaaaaaataaatagcaCCATAAGTGAGGATATATGCATGTTTATCTTTCGGAAAACTATGGATGAATTCAACAAAAAGATGGTAGTTTGCCAAGTAGACAGTGCCATAACCGAACAGATACATCAGATTGTCTTCGGTGAAACattgaaaaactttgtcaatATTGCAAGTTTTGCTTCAAAGGAGCATAGAGAAGATAGGAAAAATTTTCTGGATCAGTTACGGTTTATGTCTGTAGAAAGTTTTCTGAAGGAAGATGTCTGTATGGTTGTATTCAAACTCATGCTTGAGGAATGGGGATGGGAACTAGATGACTACTATATGGAGAATTACATCAGAGAGAAGGTAAACCAAGTTGTCATGGTTGAGACATTGAATGATGCCTTTTTCTTGACCATGGAAGTTAATTCATTGGTTCATCAAGAAAACACCATAGAAGATAGTTGTTCTACCTCTTCTATAATGTTAAACCAAGTTTGGACAGCTCAGGGAGAAGAGAACTTGACAATTATATTGTTAGAGTCTCTACTTAGTTGTTTTGAGGCAGAGGAGAATCTGATGCTAAGTGCAAAATGTGAGATCAAGGAACAATGCAGGCAACTAGACTTGGGTTCAGAACGTGGAGACCTACATGAGCATGAAATATTTGAAGATTTGATAACTGGGGAAGAAGAAACATTCTCTTCACTGACCACCAAGGTAGAACATGTGTTGCAACAATTAGGCATAAGCAAGGCACTTCTAAGGCAGTTAGGCACCAGCTTAGGGCACAGTCTACGTGATTCATACAGTTTTCAGAATCAAATGTCAAATAATGAAGAAGGTCAATTGAAGCTGTCTTCTTCTGCCTTCATGCCCCTTTTGAATCTTTTACTAACATTTGCAGAATTTGGGGCAATGATATGCCAGAAGTTTGAGATGATGACTGTGAG ATTGGAAAAGATGAAAGATTGTTTGGATCCTCTTATTGAGTTGGTTGGTTGCTTCAGGAGCAAGGAATTACTTTATCAGAAGGCCTTCATTAAAAGGTGCCAGAATCTCCAAAAGGCTGAAGCTGAG GTTGATCTTCTAGGTGATCAAGTTGATGCACTTATAACGTTACTTGAGAAGATATTTGCAACCCTTCATCAGCATGCACCAGCTTTGCAGCAGTTCTTTGAG GTCTATgacattttggagttgataaaaagAGAACTAATTAGTGGATCTGTTGAGTCTGTAACTGGTGTCGTGTCGTAA